GCACAATCGCTAGATCTTTTGCATCTTTTGGCAACATAGCAGGCGTGGGATACTTTGCCTCTAAATAATCCAAAATTGCCAAAGATTCCACTATATTAAAGCCATCATCTACCAAAGCAGGAATGTGGTGGAAAGGATTAATCGCCAAAAAATCTGGGTTAAACTGTTCCCCATTAAGTTTTAGTTCTACCAGTTCAAATTCAAGTCCTTTTAAAATCAGCGTAATCCAGACACGACGAGAGTTGGGAGACACAGGCTCGTGATAAAGAGTCAGCATGGGAAAACCTCACAACTTTATAAATAAGGCGGACATTGACAAGTTTATACCTTACGCTTAATTTGTAACTGCAAATACAGAGCAGGCAGTTTGGTAGAGGTTATATATCAGGAGCGATCAAGCGACTCCATAACCCGTATACGGACGTTTGTAGTGTGGATGTAACCCCAAAACAATATCCTCTTTAGATACCCCCATTTCCAATAATTCCCGCGCAATATCCACTTCAGTCATATTGCGCTGAATCCAAATTTTGCCATCCTTAATATCCAAATGGATGAAGCAGTTGTAGACTCTTTTTAGCCCCTGCCAGCCTATATCTAGCAATTGATAGTGGTCATGTTCCGCATCAAAAATAAGCTGGCACTCAATGTCTGGATTTCCATCTTCCACTGTCGTCTGTTCAGTCAAGAGCTTACGGATGTATTGGCGATAGCGTTCTAGTTTCTCCATTCGATAACCACCTCTTTCTGGGGGTCGTAAACGACGAGTTTGAGTTGATACAGCCTAACTGATTCCTGAACAAACCGCTCTTGAAAGAAAGAGTCAAACGTATCAAACGGTATTGCTAAATATAGCGTCCTGTCCGGTTCGCTCATTTGTAGGGCAAGCCTATAGTTCAAGAATTGTCTCAAGTGCGAGGGATTGGAAAGGGAAGGCGAGGGGCGCTCGCCTCAGTTGGTGCAGCTCTGTGCGATCGCGCTCGATAAAAATTGGAAATATCAAGCGCGATCGCCCTAGTTTAATCTTTCTTTTTTTTACCTTTTTCCTTTTCCTTATATTTCTCTTTTTCCTTGTCTTTTTCCTTGTGCTTTTTCTTCTTGTCTTTACCTTGAAATTCAGTCTCTTGGGCTGCTCGTAAAATTAAAGTTCGAGCAACAGTTTGAATACCCGTATGCTCGTAGTAGTTGGTTGACATATCCAAGAAGGCAGCTAGATAATCCAACTTACTATCAGCAGTATTCATAAACTGTTGTAAGTGCCCCACAACGTTTTGTTGCGTTAACCCATGAGATGTAACAAAGTTACTCATCCAGCCGTTAACTGAGGCAAAACTCTCACCTATGAAGCCTAATTTACCAGCCGTAGTGCCGCCAGGAATTGCACTATTGATACTCTGATAGGTGGTATTTCCTTCTAATTGCGAAGGATTAAGTTGGCTAAGAATTGATTGAGCTTTTAGGATGAAGTCGGGGCCAAGGGGAATCAATCCATCAACGGCAACTAGCGCAGCCATCCGCATTATGGATTCATTGTGATAGTTTGTTAAAGAAGCTCTAAATGCTTCGATGCTGGTAGGAAGTCCGTGCAACCGACAAAAGGCAATCAACTCGACGACCAGCTTTAAGCACAAATCAATGGCTTGTACGGTATCAGGTTTGGGAGTAAGCTGATTTAGAAAACTTAGGAAGCTGATTT
This Microcoleus sp. FACHB-831 DNA region includes the following protein-coding sequences:
- a CDS encoding element excision factor XisH family protein; this translates as MNYRLALQMSEPDRTLYLAIPFDTFDSFFQERFVQESVRLYQLKLVVYDPQKEVVIEWRN
- a CDS encoding XisI protein, producing MEKLERYRQYIRKLLTEQTTVEDGNPDIECQLIFDAEHDHYQLLDIGWQGLKRVYNCFIHLDIKDGKIWIQRNMTEVDIARELLEMGVSKEDIVLGLHPHYKRPYTGYGVA